A portion of the Actomonas aquatica genome contains these proteins:
- a CDS encoding glycosyltransferase, whose translation MSEMPSLLHVASWVRSIGGVETLLAQHARADAAAGLKATQVSLFDRPPFGGEPEPGYVPLRLGGWSTVRAMRRAMAGVGRENAGALVLWHNGWGLPWFAPADRSARRIVCLWDSVEHFGPWLASVRSWLDGVICMSAAAREDVRRLLPDWPEERTQVLRVPLAAPAGLVVERTRGAELVIGCAGRLVKAQKRWERLVPFVAELRRLGVAYRIEVVSDGPLRPWLQQRLGDDARIAFLGWQDRAAYWQRLQRWDVALSFTDHEGGPIVMLEAMAAGALPVYPAIGGSLVRDYLPGLDARSQYAVGDPVAAARAVQAWAATTEAEVQPVRARAQEIAAGHRPEHYDADFAAFARRIAALPRVSRDGAGEMPRRWWDVLPLGVVTRLMPGALWR comes from the coding sequence ATGAGTGAGATGCCGTCCTTGCTGCACGTGGCGTCGTGGGTGCGCAGTATCGGCGGCGTGGAGACGCTGCTGGCGCAGCATGCGCGGGCTGATGCGGCGGCTGGGTTAAAGGCGACGCAGGTGTCGTTGTTTGATCGGCCGCCGTTTGGGGGCGAACCGGAGCCCGGTTATGTGCCACTGCGGCTGGGTGGTTGGTCGACGGTGCGCGCCATGCGGCGGGCGATGGCGGGCGTGGGCCGGGAAAATGCGGGGGCATTGGTCCTGTGGCACAACGGCTGGGGCTTGCCGTGGTTTGCGCCGGCGGATCGCTCGGCGCGGCGCATTGTTTGCCTGTGGGACAGCGTGGAGCATTTTGGACCGTGGCTGGCGTCGGTGCGAAGCTGGCTCGATGGCGTGATCTGCATGAGTGCGGCGGCGCGGGAGGACGTGCGGCGTTTACTGCCGGATTGGCCGGAAGAACGCACGCAGGTATTGCGGGTTCCCTTGGCCGCACCGGCGGGGCTTGTGGTCGAGCGCACGCGCGGAGCGGAGCTCGTGATCGGCTGCGCGGGGCGGTTGGTCAAAGCGCAGAAACGCTGGGAGCGGTTGGTGCCGTTTGTGGCGGAGTTGCGACGGCTCGGGGTGGCTTATCGGATCGAGGTGGTGAGCGACGGTCCGTTGCGGCCGTGGTTGCAGCAGCGATTGGGGGACGATGCGCGCATCGCGTTTTTGGGTTGGCAGGACCGGGCGGCGTATTGGCAACGACTGCAGCGTTGGGATGTCGCACTGTCCTTCACCGATCACGAAGGGGGGCCGATTGTGATGCTGGAGGCGATGGCGGCAGGGGCCCTGCCGGTGTATCCAGCAATTGGAGGCAGCCTCGTGCGCGACTACCTGCCGGGGCTGGATGCACGTAGCCAGTATGCAGTGGGCGACCCAGTGGCGGCGGCGCGAGCGGTGCAGGCGTGGGCAGCGACGACGGAGGCCGAGGTGCAGCCGGTGCGGGCGCGGGCGCAAGAGATCGCGGCGGGGCATCGCCCGGAGCACTACGATGCGGACTTTGCGGCGTTTGCGCGGCGGATCGCGGCCTTGCCGCGGGTGTCGCGGGACGGCGCGGGCGAGATGCCGCGCCGGTGGTGGGATGTGTTGCCGTTGGGCGTGGTGACGCGCCTGATGCCGGGAGCGTTGTGGCGATAG